The nucleotide window GTGTTCCTTAACGGTCTGTTCGGTGATTTGGAGAGCATTTGCAATCTCTTTATTCGTCCAGCCTTTTGCAAGATGCTCAATGACCGCCTGTTCACGATTTGTTAACTGAAACTTCTCCTTCGCTTGGTCAGTATTCAGCTGTTGTCGACGTGTCAATTCTTCTAATGTAACGACCAGTCTTGCGAACTGGACTCCGCCCCGATCTGGCAATCCGAATCCTCGAAGAAGTACCGGTTGCTCAGGGTTGCCAGTAACACGCTTAATCTCAAATTGTTCCCAGTCTTTTGCCTCGGTGCGAACGTGGAGCGCTTTGACGATCTCTCCACAAAGCTCTGTCAACACAGACGGAAGTACACCCTGGGCTGGTCGTGAGCTATTTCCTCCATGCTCGGCAAGATTGATTTGTCTTGCCAGCTCCGACGCCTGACGATTCATATGCAGTAGCTGCATGGATGCGGACAGCACCACAATGCCTGGGCCTGCACGCTGGTCGGCAAGTGTTTCCGAGTTACCTGCTGATGGTGATTCGCTCATGTTCCGAGGAAGCTTTCTAGAACAGGTATACAGGTATAATGTCAATGCTAGACAATCGCATGATTTCTGTTAATCTACGTAAACAATCCTAATTCCAATACAGTGATAATACGGAAACTTTACCTAACCCTTTTGGGGGAGTCAACACCCACTTTAGCGAACACTGGCATACGTGTTCGGTATTGTCCATTTCTCGATTCGTTTCTATACTCGCGTCATTGTGAGGTGACTTCCCGTTTTTCTGCCTCTCTAATGTGCAAGTTCACATGGAAGATGGACAGGAACATTGCCGCTGATGCGACAGGTAACATCACAGCAAATCGAGAAAATATTGATGGAACAATGACTTAGATACGTGTTGAAAGGGGGAGCAGTGGCACAGAACGAGTGGGAATGGGCAATCACCAAAGATTTTCAGAAGCATAGCGAACGAGTTGCGTTATTGAGGTCAATTCCGTATGAAATTACGGCTCCAGTTGAAGATCCAGCTGGAGGAACCCGCCAAGGGAAGGCACTATCGCTCAATATAAGTAGCGGCGGAATGCTTGTATTAATGGATCAGGCTCCAGCCATTGAGCAAGTATTGAAAGTATATGTCCCGACACCGACGGCCGCTGCAGAAACTCCCACACTAGCTGAAGTGCGTTGGACTAGAAAATTGCCGTTTAGCCGCCCCAACGGGTTTGGCCCTTATTTTGTTGGACTGAAGTTTATGTTTTGACCGGAAATCACTAGTTGTTGCGGGAGTAGAGATCTGGAGTAGAAAAATGGAGAAGTGGTACGCCATTATGGCGAAACCGAAGCAGGAGTATCCAACCGCTTCAGCCCTGCATCAAGTAGGGATTGCTACTTACTATCCAGAGATCCGGGAAATTTTTTACGTTCGAGGTAAACGACATATTCGACCAGCAGGATTGTTTCCAGGCTATTTTTTTGCGAGATTTGATTATGAGAGACAATATCGGATGGTATCCTATTGTCGAGGAGTTCGAAGAATAGTGATGTTTGGGCACCTCCCAGCAGAAATCGAACCAACTTTACTAGAGGAAATCAAGATTAGGTTGGAACGACAGGACACGATCCATTTGCCTAGTTTCAAACCTGGCGAAGTCGTTAGGATCAATCATGGTCCTTTGGCCGGAATAAAGGCTGTATTTGACTCTTCTTTACCGAGGAAGGAACGAGTCATTGTGTTCCTGCGGACTCTTTTCTATCAAAGCCGAGCAATTGTGCAGCTTTCAGATATCGAAAAATTTCCTGAAGCTGTATAAGTATTATAGTGCACGAGATAGGTCTGCTCTTGGGTTGGTTGAGGGGGTAGAGGTGTATCCTCAATGGCGGTAGCCTGTCTTGGTCATGACAACAATATTGCTATGAGGTCATCGATATGCGGAAGCTAGACGCATTTGGACTGTACGGGGTGCTACTAATAAAGCTGATTTGTGCATCCGTGGTTTTAGCGCAGGACGTTGAACTGAAGAAAAATGTCGTATCTCCTTCAAAGGCGACAACAGCTGGCGCTGCCGAAAAATCACTCCTAATAGTCACGTCGGATTATATTATAGGTCCCGAGGATATTTTGGAGATCACCGTCTGGAAAAATGCAGATCTCTCCAAGCAAGTCCAGGTGAGGCCTGATGGAAGAATCTCACTCCCTCTTCTGGGCGATATCTCTGCGGTTGCAAAAACACCCACTCAATTGACCGAGGAGATCTCGACAGGGCTCAGGGCCTATATGGAAAACCCCACGATTTCTATCATGATCAAGGACGTGCAGAGTTACAACATTTATGTGTTGGGAGAAGTCAACAAACCTGGAAAGTATCCTCTGAAGAGTAAGACCACTTTGCTTCAAGGCATTACTGTCGCTGGAGGATTCACACCCATGGCGGCTCGTAACAAGATCGTCGTGTTCCGGTTCACTAAGGATGGCGAAGGACAGACCAAGCTCAAGGCTAGCTATGACGACATCGTCGTACGAGATGGATCGAGTCAGAACATCGAATTGAAGCCAGGTGATCAGATCGTTGTCCCGTCTGAGACGATGGTGGTGCTCCCCAGTCGCTAGAAGTTGAACCGACGGCGACCGGCAAACGAGTTAAATTGTAGAAATTCTGGTCTCATGGAGCCAACATGGGCGTAGCGAAGAAGTTTCTCACTAGTGAACGCGAGGGGAGAGGGCGTCTTATTGCGTGGCTTCTCGTAGTGTTGCTGCAGTATTCTTTAGCGGGCTGTCAGTCTCACGACATGCAGTACCGCGGTTCCTCCGTGCCTCCCACCGAATTCCTCATTGGGCCTGAAGATGTATTAGTCGTTACCGTTTGGAGAAATCAGGATCTCTCCAAAGAGGTTATTGTCAGGCCAGATGGAAAGATTTCTCTCCCATTAGTCGGTGATATTACGGCGGCTGGTCTTACCGCGCAGGACCTATCGAAGCAGGTCGCGGACAAGCTAGCAGAATACATGTCGACCCCCACGGTGTCAGTGCAGGTTAAAGAGATCAATAGCTACCATGTGTTCGTCGTCGGTGAAGTCGCGAAGCCGGGAAAGTACGTGTTGAAGTCCTTTGCGAGCGTGATCCAGGGAATCTCTTACGCCGGAGGGTTCACTACCTTCGCGTCCAGAAATAATGTACATGTTCTTAGAATGGTCAAGAACGGGCAGGGGGAAACGAAGCAGGTCATGATTCCAGTGCCTTACCAAGATATTCTCCAAGGAAGAAACCTGGAGGCAAATATTGTCCTGAAGGCTGGTGACGTCATTGTTGTACCCTGATTCCGGCCTAGGTGGACAATGGGGTGTCGTCGCCTTCATTATAGTGCTTGCTACCCTCGGTTGGTTCATGAGCATGGACGTGTTTGCGCAGACGCGTGTCATCCCGCTTGTGTCGGTCACAGAGACGTATGATTCAAACGTTTTTTATACACCTAAGTCACTATTGCCGCCTGGTACCCAACCTGAGGATTTCATCACACAAATTACTCCTCAGATCAACGTGGCGCATTTAGGCTCGCGCGTGCGAGGTAGTTTCTCGGTCGGGGGCCTGGTTTCGATGTATGCTCACAACAGCGATCTTAACTACACGGGGCTCAATGCCACAGGGCGGCTTGATCTCAAGAACTATGCGGAGAGAATCTCCCCACGCATTATCTCCTTAGGTCTAACCGGTACGTATCAATATACCCCAGCGTTGGCAGCCTTTGGACCTCAGGCGACTGGCTTAGGAGGCGGAGCTGGAGCAACGGTCATAACCGCTCCATTGAATACCGGCCAGGTGACTAACTTTACGAACACGCACAGCGTGAATCTTGGAATAACCACAGGCTATCAGTTGACACGTACCACGACTGTAACCGGAGGCTATAACTACTCCAAGGTTATGTTTGGAGGTCAGTCTGGAGGGCAGGACAATCAGCTTTTTGATACGGATGGCCATCAGGCGACGATGACCATTGCAAATCAATTGTCGCTCAGGGACACAGTGGGAACCACTGCGATGATGTCTCATTTCGGGCAAGAAGGATCCAACGATGGAGGTGCGTCGAGTTCTTTCACAACTTTCAACGGGACGCTCAACTGGGCACGAAAGTGGACCTCGAGGCTGACCACAACATTGATGGGGGGAGGAGTCATGACCTTGCCGATAGATTCAACGTCGCCCGGTCAGAGGGTCAAGACTCAGATAGCGCCATCCATCACCGCCAATCTGAATTACGTAACATTTTCGGAAGGTCTCCGAGCCGCGGGCACGGTTGCCCCTGGACCATTCGAGGGCTTGCCTGCCTTACAAGGAACCTTGATGCCTGGTGGGATCATGCCACCCGGTCAGTTTCGGACCACGCTGAATTACAACTACAATGTGTACCCAAGTTATGTGATCGGGTCAGGTCCGACGAAAACGCAGGTCGTCAGCGCAAACGTCACCGGGGGCATTACCTCGAAACTCTCGGGTCAACTGGGCCTCAATTATGCCCATGGTTCAAGCAGTAATCCCCAAACGACGTACGACTCAGTCAATGCGAACGTCGGAGCCAGCTATCTTATTGGACCAGTGCTCGCCAATCTGACTTACAGGTGGATGTATTTCTCAAACATTAATGAGCAACCGGGTGGAATCGAAGACCAATACGCATTTTCGAAGAAAATGGTGCTATTGACGCTCTCCTACGCATTCACAAATCAATCGTTCTTCCGGACGGGTGGACTAGGGTCGTTTGGAACGACTGCTCCCGCTGAAGGTGCGACTCCTTCAGATCTGGGACCTGGGGAAAGCCCATCCGGCGGCGAGTCCCCGCTCGACCCTGGAAAGTAATAGAACAAGGAGCACCGTTAAGACGTGTACACAGGCCTTAATACCCCTGAAGACTATCTTAAGGTCGTCGTAAAGCACAAGTGGATGATTCTCCTGGCGATCTTGGTGTGCACCGGTCTCGCCTGGGGGCTGTATGAATGGCTGCCGAAAAGCTACCGGTCGAGCGTGCTGGTGCAATTTGAAGGACAAAAGGTCCGTTACGTCCAAGGAGTCGATGATCCCACCGACAAACCGGAGTTGGTGATGGCGAATCGAATAGCGGGCATGAGCGAATGGCTCTATAAACGGGAACTCTTAACGCAAGTCGCTCAGGAATTCCATTTGTACGGATACGAAAAGGAGGGATCGACTCCTGACATCGATGACTTTGTGGCGACGAGAATGCGCGTACAGGTCAAGTTCGATGGGAAGGAGGCACCCTTCGTCAGGGTCTCGTTCGCCGATTCCAGTCCCGAGATGGCCAGAGACGTCATAGCCCGCTTGGCGGATCTTTTTGTGAAGGAGCACACGGAAAGCCGCGCCGTGATCGCTCAAAGTTCCTCCGAATTTCTGCAGCACGAGTTGGATCTCCTGAAAAAGCAACTGGAAGTCAAAGAACAGGCACTCGCCGAGTTCAAACAATCGCACCTCGGACAGTTGCCAGATCAACTCAATTCTAACGTGCACGCGATCGATCGGCTGGAGACCGAGTTGGCCTCACAACAGGAAGTGGAAAAGTCGATCAACCTCCGTCTTGAATCCGTCGATAAGGCGATCAGAGAGTATGAAGACCCGACGAGTGACGCGGGCCAGAAACGCGCGGAAAAAGATCCTCGATTGGCAAAGATCAAATCCCTTGAACGCAATCTGGCGACATTGCAATCTGTCTACAAAGAGTCCT belongs to Nitrospira sp. and includes:
- a CDS encoding transcription termination/antitermination NusG family protein gives rise to the protein MEKWYAIMAKPKQEYPTASALHQVGIATYYPEIREIFYVRGKRHIRPAGLFPGYFFARFDYERQYRMVSYCRGVRRIVMFGHLPAEIEPTLLEEIKIRLERQDTIHLPSFKPGEVVRINHGPLAGIKAVFDSSLPRKERVIVFLRTLFYQSRAIVQLSDIEKFPEAV
- a CDS encoding PilZ domain-containing protein; translation: MAQNEWEWAITKDFQKHSERVALLRSIPYEITAPVEDPAGGTRQGKALSLNISSGGMLVLMDQAPAIEQVLKVYVPTPTAAAETPTLAEVRWTRKLPFSRPNGFGPYFVGLKFMF
- a CDS encoding LuxR C-terminal-related transcriptional regulator: MSESPSAGNSETLADQRAGPGIVVLSASMQLLHMNRQASELARQINLAEHGGNSSRPAQGVLPSVLTELCGEIVKALHVRTEAKDWEQFEIKRVTGNPEQPVLLRGFGLPDRGGVQFARLVVTLEELTRRQQLNTDQAKEKFQLTNREQAVIEHLAKGWTNKEIANALQITEQTVKEHIKHIMRKTNATTRTGILVQIFNS
- a CDS encoding polysaccharide biosynthesis/export family protein gives rise to the protein MRKLDAFGLYGVLLIKLICASVVLAQDVELKKNVVSPSKATTAGAAEKSLLIVTSDYIIGPEDILEITVWKNADLSKQVQVRPDGRISLPLLGDISAVAKTPTQLTEEISTGLRAYMENPTISIMIKDVQSYNIYVLGEVNKPGKYPLKSKTTLLQGITVAGGFTPMAARNKIVVFRFTKDGEGQTKLKASYDDIVVRDGSSQNIELKPGDQIVVPSETMVVLPSR
- a CDS encoding polysaccharide biosynthesis/export family protein encodes the protein MGVAKKFLTSEREGRGRLIAWLLVVLLQYSLAGCQSHDMQYRGSSVPPTEFLIGPEDVLVVTVWRNQDLSKEVIVRPDGKISLPLVGDITAAGLTAQDLSKQVADKLAEYMSTPTVSVQVKEINSYHVFVVGEVAKPGKYVLKSFASVIQGISYAGGFTTFASRNNVHVLRMVKNGQGETKQVMIPVPYQDILQGRNLEANIVLKAGDVIVVP